A part of Methanohalobium evestigatum Z-7303 genomic DNA contains:
- a CDS encoding glycoside hydrolase family 57 protein, with amino-acid sequence MKSVCFCGEVHLPLNLKWYWPAYEYTKPSIDKYFDLPQVYSSFDKIGYDVIRTNEVIKESIENGGKYSFNISGTFIDICKKWNFDVIKSFKELSNTEKVEFTSSSYYHSLSSLYNDSFEFRDQIKKHRNEINNLFEQNPQTFIDSELILTTHTGSILQDQGFECIISEGSSNLLDGTDPVYVYNNQLPILLRHINLSEDIETRFSDRSWTGYPLIPDKFASWINNMEGDVVVIYFNYDTLARHHENGSNIFQFLKELPESLKKYDIKMETPSEAVKKHQKVKLDNLNIESTARFGMDSLTGNHMQNLYLCELMGINKDLQKIKESPDYNFLKQIYGYLQQSDIFLDMNYNNLPLAYERGVNNFSIISDFRRAVIEEAGQIKKMEAGQ; translated from the coding sequence ATGAAATCTGTTTGTTTTTGCGGGGAGGTACACCTACCATTAAATTTGAAATGGTACTGGCCGGCTTATGAATACACTAAACCGAGTATCGACAAATACTTCGACCTGCCGCAGGTCTATTCTAGCTTTGATAAAATAGGTTATGATGTCATACGTACAAATGAAGTTATAAAAGAATCAATAGAAAATGGTGGAAAGTATTCTTTTAATATCTCCGGAACGTTTATAGACATATGCAAAAAATGGAATTTTGATGTAATCAAATCTTTCAAAGAATTATCAAACACCGAAAAAGTTGAATTCACCTCATCTTCATATTATCATTCACTTAGCAGTTTATATAATGATTCCTTTGAATTCCGCGACCAGATTAAAAAGCATAGAAACGAAATAAATAATCTGTTTGAACAAAATCCACAAACGTTTATCGATTCAGAATTGATTTTAACAACTCATACAGGAAGCATTTTGCAAGATCAGGGTTTTGAATGCATAATTTCAGAAGGTTCATCCAATCTTTTAGATGGAACAGACCCTGTATACGTCTACAACAACCAATTACCCATCCTTCTCAGGCATATTAATTTAAGCGAGGATATAGAGACCCGATTTTCTGACAGGTCATGGACAGGTTATCCGTTGATTCCAGACAAGTTCGCTTCCTGGATAAATAACATGGAAGGGGATGTAGTTGTAATCTATTTCAATTATGACACCCTTGCCAGACATCATGAAAATGGAAGTAATATATTTCAGTTTTTAAAAGAACTACCAGAAAGCCTCAAAAAGTACGATATCAAGATGGAAACTCCTTCTGAAGCAGTAAAGAAACACCAAAAAGTAAAACTTGATAACCTTAATATTGAATCAACTGCAAGGTTTGGTATGGACAGTCTTACAGGAAACCATATGCAAAACCTTTATTTGTGTGAATTAATGGGAATCAATAAAGACCTCCAGAAAATTAAAGAATCACCTGATTACAATTTTTTGAAACAGATATATGGATATCTTCAACAGAGTGACATATTTCTGGATATGAATTATAACAACCTTCCACTGGCTTATGAACGTGGGGTAAACAACTTTTCAATCATCTCGGATTTCAGGCGTGCTGTTATTGAGGAAGCAGGACAAATCAAAAAAATGGAGGCCGGACAATGA
- a CDS encoding glycoside hydrolase family 57 protein, with protein sequence MTSVCPYFQIHQPYRLRWFWPDDTSGFYRYFDYTANKEIFEKVADKCYRPTNNLLLELIDEYNGDFKFSVSVTGTLLNQCEHWGDDVLDTFKQMADSGCVEFLDETNYHSLAGLFEDRSEFIEEIKEHHNVIKDLLGVKPKVFRNTELIYNNNIAKTVSDLGYNAILAEGVDNLLGWRSPDYVYRAEGSGLPLLLRNYPLSDDIGYRFSARWWGEYPLTADKWASWASDVEGDILNIFMDYETFGEHQWEETGIFDFIRALPGEVLDQGLAFNTPSEVVDMYSPVGNIDVGDFSTISWADMERDTSAWVGNDMQRRCLEEIKHLGPYVKKTEDDELIQIWKHMLTSDHFHYMCTKWMGDGDVHAYFSVYSSPFDAAINYMAVVMDFKAEVFKRLNGLSGE encoded by the coding sequence ATGACTTCTGTCTGTCCTTATTTCCAGATTCATCAACCATACAGACTCAGGTGGTTCTGGCCTGATGATACAAGCGGTTTTTACAGGTATTTTGATTACACTGCAAATAAAGAGATATTTGAAAAAGTTGCAGACAAATGTTATCGTCCGACAAATAATCTACTGCTGGAATTAATCGATGAATATAATGGAGATTTTAAATTCAGTGTTTCTGTAACAGGAACTCTTCTGAACCAGTGCGAACACTGGGGTGATGATGTACTGGACACTTTCAAACAGATGGCAGATTCGGGTTGTGTAGAATTCCTGGACGAGACAAATTACCACTCATTAGCAGGATTATTTGAGGACAGGTCAGAATTTATAGAGGAAATTAAAGAACATCACAATGTAATAAAGGATCTTCTTGGTGTCAAACCAAAAGTATTCAGGAATACCGAGTTGATTTACAACAATAATATAGCAAAGACCGTTTCTGATTTAGGATACAATGCAATACTTGCTGAAGGCGTGGATAACCTTCTTGGATGGCGCTCTCCTGATTATGTATACCGGGCAGAAGGTAGCGGTCTGCCTTTATTATTGAGGAACTACCCATTAAGTGATGACATTGGATACCGTTTTTCAGCAAGATGGTGGGGTGAATACCCTCTTACTGCTGATAAATGGGCTTCATGGGCATCTGATGTGGAAGGGGATATTCTTAACATTTTCATGGATTATGAAACGTTTGGTGAACATCAATGGGAAGAAACCGGTATTTTCGATTTTATACGTGCTTTACCCGGTGAAGTATTAGATCAGGGTCTTGCATTCAATACTCCTTCTGAAGTAGTGGATATGTATTCACCAGTGGGAAATATCGATGTAGGGGATTTTTCAACAATATCATGGGCTGATATGGAACGCGATACCAGTGCATGGGTTGGAAATGATATGCAGAGAAGATGTCTTGAAGAAATTAAACATCTGGGACCATATGTTAAAAAGACAGAAGATGATGAACTGATACAAATATGGAAACATATGCTTACATCCGACCATTTCCATTATATGTGTACCAAATGGATGGGTGACGGCGATGTACATGCTTATTTTAGTGTATATTCCTCACCATTTGACGCTGCAATAAATTATATGGCGGTTGTTATGGATTTCAAGGCTGAAGTGTTTAAACGACTTAATGGTTTATCAGGGGAGTGA
- the tnpB gene encoding IS200/IS605 family element RNA-guided endonuclease TnpB — MLKAYKYRMYPNQTQQELIAKHIGACRFIYNWALENKIKSYEQDGKAVSRFELNKQIRALKDDYEWLKEINSQSLQGATLNLENAFTKFFREKSGFSKFKSKKNPVQSFSVPQYYKVDFGNNKVYIPKIGWIKTRLHRSFKGKQRTATITRTPTGKYYISILVDDDKQLPQKQTFYEVNTVGVDVGIKDFAVTSDGEKIDNPRYLKNSIERLKVLQKRLSRKKKGSNNYKKLKHQIAKYHEKIANQREDFQHKLSNKLISENQAVALECLNVKGLLRNHNLAQHITDSSWSSFVQKLEYKAEWYGKNIIKIGRFDPSSKICHVCGYYHQDLELKDREWECPDCKTEHDRDINASVNIKKFALDKQNLISPSG; from the coding sequence ATGTTAAAAGCCTACAAGTATCGTATGTATCCAAATCAAACACAACAGGAGTTAATCGCAAAACATATAGGAGCTTGTAGGTTCATATACAACTGGGCATTGGAAAACAAAATCAAATCTTATGAACAGGATGGTAAAGCAGTATCAAGATTTGAGTTGAACAAACAGATAAGAGCATTAAAAGATGACTATGAATGGTTGAAAGAGATTAACTCACAATCATTACAGGGAGCCACTCTTAATCTGGAAAATGCTTTCACCAAGTTTTTCAGAGAAAAATCAGGTTTCTCAAAGTTTAAATCCAAGAAAAACCCAGTACAATCGTTTTCTGTTCCTCAGTATTATAAAGTCGATTTTGGTAATAATAAAGTATACATACCTAAAATCGGCTGGATAAAAACCAGGCTCCATAGAAGTTTTAAAGGTAAACAAAGGACTGCGACTATAACAAGAACACCGACAGGAAAATATTATATCAGTATTTTAGTCGATGACGACAAACAATTACCACAAAAACAGACATTCTACGAAGTTAATACAGTAGGAGTCGATGTAGGAATCAAGGATTTCGCTGTAACATCCGATGGTGAAAAAATCGATAATCCAAGATACCTGAAAAATTCAATTGAAAGATTGAAGGTATTACAGAAAAGGCTCAGCAGAAAAAAGAAAGGTTCTAACAATTACAAGAAACTGAAACATCAAATAGCAAAATATCATGAGAAAATTGCTAATCAGAGAGAAGATTTCCAGCATAAGTTAAGTAATAAACTGATAAGCGAGAACCAAGCTGTAGCACTGGAATGTTTGAATGTAAAAGGACTGCTGAGAAATCATAATCTGGCACAGCATATAACCGATTCTTCATGGAGTAGTTTTGTTCAGAAATTAGAGTATAAAGCAGAATGGTACGGTAAAAATATTATCAAGATAGGACGATTCGACCCATCAAGCAAAATCTGTCATGTATGTGGATATTATCATCAGGATTTAGAACTTAAAGACAGAGAATGGGAATGTCCTGACTGCAAAACGGAACATGATAGAGACATCAACGCATCAGTTAATATTAAAAAATTCGCACTGGATAAACAGAATCTAATTTCACCTTCGGGATGA
- a CDS encoding chemotaxis protein CheC, with amino-acid sequence MVDKMENEEILNLNEFQRDALKEVANIGMGNSITSLSKLINRQVNIHVPDLKIEKIEDVPEIVGSPEEPVVGTIVGLRGNFMGYIAIIFPEESAEKISQIVMDSDDADLQSEMTLSMMGEVGQILAGSYSSAISDFFGINTSITIPYTNYDMVAAIMDNLLIEMSIEVDYAIVFDTEFTIKDEHKVRGSFLTMFDKSLLDDFLERINKMV; translated from the coding sequence ATGGTAGATAAAATGGAAAATGAAGAAATACTCAATCTGAATGAATTCCAGCGTGATGCGCTTAAAGAGGTTGCCAATATAGGAATGGGCAACTCCATAACATCATTATCAAAACTCATCAACCGACAGGTGAACATACATGTTCCTGATTTAAAAATAGAAAAAATAGAAGATGTACCCGAAATTGTCGGAAGCCCTGAAGAACCAGTGGTTGGAACCATTGTAGGGCTTCGAGGTAATTTCATGGGATATATTGCTATAATATTTCCTGAAGAAAGCGCTGAAAAAATCTCACAAATTGTTATGGATTCGGATGACGCTGATTTGCAGAGTGAGATGACCCTGTCTATGATGGGGGAAGTGGGTCAGATTCTTGCAGGTTCATATTCCAGTGCTATCAGTGATTTTTTTGGAATCAATACTTCGATTACAATTCCGTATACCAACTACGATATGGTTGCTGCAATAATGGACAACCTCCTTATTGAGATGAGTATAGAGGTGGATTATGCAATCGTATTTGATACCGAGTTTACAATCAAAGATGAACACAAGGTAAGGGGCAGTTTTCTGACAATGTTTGACAAGTCACTGCTGGATGATTTCCTTGAGAGGATAAACAAGATGGTTTGA
- a CDS encoding tyrosine--tRNA ligase, which yields MEQEELIKRNLQEIVTEEELDELVATKNRPTAYVGYEPSGKIHMGHVLTVNKLIDLQRSGFDIIVLLADIHAYLNQKGSLEEVRELAEQNKRCFLALGLDPDKTKFVFGSDFQLNHDYMLNVLKLTQETSLNRAKRSMDEVGRKMDDPKVSQMVYPIMQAVDIAMLEVDVAVSGIDQRKIHMLAREELPDVGYRSPTCIHTPIMLGLDGVKMSSSKENYISVDDTEDDIKRKMKKAYCPAETVEDNPVLEIFKYHVFPRYDEITLKRPEKFGGNLEISGYQELEEQFASGEIHPMDLKNAATEYMNDLLKPVRKILTEA from the coding sequence ATGGAACAGGAAGAACTTATAAAACGGAACCTGCAGGAGATAGTAACAGAAGAAGAACTTGATGAATTAGTCGCCACAAAGAACAGACCGACAGCGTATGTAGGGTATGAACCAAGCGGAAAAATTCACATGGGGCACGTCCTGACAGTAAACAAATTAATCGATTTACAAAGGTCTGGATTTGATATTATAGTTCTCCTTGCTGACATCCATGCTTATCTCAATCAAAAAGGAAGCCTTGAAGAAGTTCGCGAACTGGCAGAACAGAACAAACGATGTTTCCTTGCACTGGGACTTGACCCTGATAAAACCAAATTTGTTTTTGGTTCAGATTTCCAACTGAATCATGATTACATGTTAAATGTCTTAAAACTTACACAGGAGACTTCATTAAACCGTGCAAAACGAAGCATGGATGAGGTGGGGCGCAAAATGGATGACCCGAAAGTGTCCCAGATGGTATATCCTATCATGCAGGCGGTTGATATAGCCATGCTTGAAGTTGATGTAGCAGTCAGCGGTATCGACCAGAGGAAAATCCATATGCTTGCACGGGAAGAACTTCCAGATGTAGGTTACAGGTCGCCAACATGCATACATACACCGATTATGCTCGGTCTGGATGGTGTTAAAATGTCATCATCAAAAGAAAACTACATATCAGTGGATGATACAGAAGATGACATTAAAAGAAAAATGAAAAAAGCATACTGTCCGGCAGAAACAGTTGAAGATAATCCTGTACTTGAAATTTTCAAATACCATGTGTTCCCGAGATATGATGAAATAACCCTGAAAAGACCTGAAAAATTCGGAGGAAATCTGGAAATATCAGGTTATCAGGAACTGGAAGAACAGTTTGCATCGGGTGAAATTCATCCAATGGATTTGAAAAATGCCGCAACTGAATATATGAATGACCTTCTCAAACCGGTAAGAAAAATCCTCACAGAAGCCTGA
- a CDS encoding V4R domain-containing protein: protein MTHNLGIFFSKEETGNYVWFKIHHSDTPKSQADIANLFASENVDVRYGYIDNTEYSDRGKYVLFALVKQSVDINSFLDKLKKLDVVLNVEYEVMENGELHSLDYPLQLLGERAVITRATTFVDVIHIIKENVSDSGGLLMMSGLNGGIHAARYIKKNIDIDKNNLINILKELVIAAGWGRLEMDFDFETLDGRIYFMNCFIAEYYGKSEIPVCEYVSGFFSGFITEALNEPVHVREIRCKSMNHDVCEHIISKAPHGMKPEHILRGDLP, encoded by the coding sequence ATGACACATAATCTTGGTATTTTTTTCAGTAAAGAGGAAACTGGAAATTATGTATGGTTCAAGATTCACCATTCCGATACACCAAAATCACAGGCTGACATTGCAAATCTTTTTGCATCTGAAAACGTGGATGTAAGGTATGGATATATTGATAACACCGAATATAGTGATAGGGGAAAATACGTACTTTTTGCACTTGTAAAACAAAGTGTTGATATTAATTCTTTTTTAGACAAACTCAAAAAACTTGATGTTGTTTTAAATGTTGAATACGAGGTTATGGAGAACGGGGAACTACATTCACTTGACTACCCTCTCCAGTTACTTGGTGAAAGAGCCGTAATAACCCGTGCAACAACTTTTGTGGATGTTATACACATAATAAAAGAAAATGTATCCGATTCCGGTGGACTGCTGATGATGAGTGGTCTCAACGGTGGCATTCATGCAGCCAGATACATAAAAAAAAACATTGACATAGACAAAAATAACCTAATAAACATTTTAAAAGAACTGGTGATTGCTGCAGGATGGGGAAGGCTTGAGATGGATTTTGATTTTGAAACACTTGATGGAAGGATATATTTCATGAACTGTTTTATCGCTGAATACTATGGTAAAAGCGAAATTCCTGTATGTGAATACGTTAGTGGGTTTTTCTCAGGATTTATTACAGAAGCTTTGAATGAACCGGTCCATGTAAGAGAAATAAGATGTAAATCCATGAACCATGATGTCTGCGAGCATATAATTTCAAAAGCTCCGCACGGTATGAAACCAGAACATATACTGAGAGGAGATTTACCTTGA
- a CDS encoding amylo-alpha-1,6-glucosidase, protein MYKFNSADFSDYCSGIQKEWLVTNGLGGYASSTIIGANTRTYHGLLVSALNPPVDRTLMLSSVDEEIYVNGSLYRLATHKYPMTVHPEGYKYLNEVSFKPFPAFVYQVENTEIIKQIFMQYGENTTIISYQVNCSDNNTVFRLIPLVNLRNFHYTTRSNDIKFEQSPVKYGTKIVGKNQFFHLHSNIKYTPEDVWYYNLEYDMERYRGLEYQEDNYNPGFFELNLGKGENNIFIAASTNGEISNQSWNDIKDIYENEIKRANSHGYIFEKDFPNQLSKTADSFIVNRKSTNSESIVAGYHWFSDWGRDAMISLPGLTLVTGRFNEASRILKGFAANCQDGLIPNRFADTDNDNPDYNTVDASLWFIHAAGKYFEYTSDLGTIRDVWNTIREIIHHYIRGTYFNIQMDKDSLIKYDSQLTWMDAKVDGIEVTPRRGKTCEINALWYNALKTASLLAENLGLLHEEYDKTADRVKSSFVDTFWNDNNGCLFDCISIGDDGEIYKDPSIRPNQIFAVSLPYTMLSHDKEKMIVDKVKDKLLTSKGLRTLSPEDEKYRGIYSGGPYERDFAYHNGTVWPWLMGPFIDAYLKVNNDSVENREYARSLLLGFENHFKEAGIGTISEVFDGDYPHNPGGCVSQAWSVAEILRAYVENFEQIF, encoded by the coding sequence ATGTACAAATTCAATTCAGCGGATTTTTCTGATTATTGTTCGGGTATTCAGAAAGAATGGTTAGTCACCAATGGTCTCGGTGGGTATGCTTCATCAACTATAATAGGTGCCAACACCAGAACCTATCATGGGCTTCTGGTTTCGGCTTTAAATCCACCTGTTGACAGAACCCTCATGCTTTCCTCGGTAGATGAAGAAATATATGTTAATGGTAGCTTATACAGGCTTGCAACTCATAAATATCCTATGACGGTTCATCCTGAAGGATATAAATACTTGAATGAAGTATCATTCAAACCGTTTCCTGCATTTGTTTATCAGGTTGAAAATACAGAAATCATCAAACAAATATTTATGCAATACGGGGAAAACACCACAATCATCAGTTATCAGGTAAACTGTTCTGATAACAATACAGTTTTTAGATTAATCCCACTTGTAAATCTTAGAAATTTTCATTATACAACAAGGTCAAATGATATTAAATTTGAACAAAGTCCTGTTAAATACGGCACAAAAATTGTCGGTAAAAACCAGTTTTTCCACCTACATTCAAATATAAAATATACTCCTGAAGATGTCTGGTACTACAATCTGGAATATGATATGGAACGCTACAGAGGACTTGAATATCAGGAAGACAATTATAATCCCGGTTTTTTTGAATTAAATCTTGGCAAAGGAGAAAATAATATATTCATTGCTGCATCCACAAATGGTGAAATATCCAATCAAAGCTGGAATGATATTAAAGATATTTATGAAAATGAAATAAAAAGAGCAAATTCACACGGATACATATTTGAAAAGGATTTTCCCAACCAGCTATCAAAAACTGCAGATTCTTTTATCGTAAACCGCAAATCAACTAATTCTGAATCCATTGTAGCAGGGTATCACTGGTTCTCTGATTGGGGAAGAGATGCCATGATATCATTGCCGGGTTTAACTCTTGTTACCGGGCGTTTTAATGAAGCTTCCCGTATTCTTAAAGGATTTGCCGCCAATTGTCAGGATGGTCTGATACCTAACCGTTTTGCAGATACAGATAATGACAATCCCGATTATAATACAGTAGATGCATCTCTCTGGTTTATACATGCTGCTGGTAAATATTTTGAATATACCAGTGACCTTGGAACAATCAGAGATGTTTGGAATACAATTAGAGAAATCATCCATCATTACATCCGTGGTACCTATTTTAATATTCAGATGGATAAAGACAGCTTGATAAAATATGATAGCCAGCTTACATGGATGGATGCAAAAGTTGATGGTATAGAAGTAACACCCAGAAGAGGAAAAACCTGCGAAATCAATGCATTGTGGTACAATGCTTTAAAAACTGCGTCATTACTTGCTGAAAATTTGGGTTTGCTTCACGAAGAATACGATAAAACTGCAGATAGAGTAAAAAGCAGTTTTGTGGATACTTTCTGGAACGATAACAATGGATGTCTTTTTGATTGTATAAGTATAGGTGATGATGGAGAAATATACAAAGACCCGTCCATACGACCAAACCAAATTTTTGCAGTTTCTCTCCCCTATACAATGCTGTCCCATGATAAGGAAAAAATGATTGTTGATAAAGTTAAAGATAAACTGTTAACTTCAAAAGGACTCAGAACCCTCTCACCGGAAGATGAAAAATACAGGGGTATATATTCAGGTGGACCCTATGAGAGGGATTTTGCCTATCACAACGGAACTGTTTGGCCATGGTTGATGGGACCTTTTATTGATGCCTATTTGAAAGTTAACAATGATTCAGTTGAAAACAGAGAATATGCACGTTCTCTACTGCTTGGATTTGAAAATCATTTTAAAGAAGCAGGTATTGGTACGATATCAGAGGTTTTTGATGGAGATTATCCACATAATCCCGGTGGTTGTGTTTCACAGGCATGGAGTGTTGCAGAAATACTTCGTGCCTATGTTGAAAATTTTGAACAGATTTTCTGA
- a CDS encoding glycoside hydrolase family 15 protein, whose protein sequence is MIKQPNVILGNKHLLVTIGSKGEIFGFFYPRKDYAQNVEESVACIHDGERLMWTNSGEWTANQDYIKDTDIVSTKLFHESGLAISILDFIHPEAPFLIRKYRIYSDEDFHGKFFYYLNLNTGEMEKKNSAFCDPEEKIFVQYWRDFHIGLVGLPGFDDWQVGKMMDTIWWMNAKYDMEDGILQKNREDIGKLNSALGWELDVNADDPAEITLLIGASKRRTQIYKRMHEIYPHSIDDMYEKTKNNCFTWLSGKRELNLSGLSINDKTREQLLDTYNRSLLTLNLLNDSKHGSFVAAPEFDSNFEMCGGYGFCWNRDASEVATSLLNSGYYEYCEHFLKWCKKTQFSDGSWFQRYWIDGNIAPAWCNFSDSTQIDETGSTLQLANLYYQSIGGIRKADFLYQIWVTVLHGAEYLMKRSSEGLHDPCIDLWETYKGVFSYTNASIYAGLLSAAHLAEEYNELGLAKRWSERAEQVKRNTLDKLWLDEGYFAKGIIDNNLDTTVDVSILGTFVPFNMLNPKNPDEKQMIDSMIAKVEEKLALNVNEYYGIKRYENDNYIGGNPWIVATLWLSKSILTLATSINKKTEQQQLIDKALEYIKWSIRGTTSAGLLPEQVDKYTGNPAWVIPLGWSCSLMIDNLQLLDFLSKSMKD, encoded by the coding sequence TTGATTAAACAACCAAATGTAATTCTTGGTAATAAACATCTTCTTGTTACAATAGGCAGTAAAGGGGAAATTTTCGGGTTTTTCTATCCAAGAAAGGATTATGCTCAGAATGTCGAGGAATCAGTAGCTTGCATTCATGACGGTGAACGCCTCATGTGGACAAATAGTGGAGAATGGACTGCAAATCAGGATTATATCAAAGATACTGATATTGTATCAACCAAACTTTTCCATGAATCGGGTCTGGCAATATCAATCCTTGATTTTATACACCCTGAAGCACCTTTTTTAATCCGCAAATACAGGATTTATTCAGATGAAGATTTTCACGGCAAATTCTTCTACTACTTAAATCTCAACACAGGAGAAATGGAGAAAAAAAATTCTGCTTTTTGTGACCCTGAAGAGAAAATATTTGTCCAGTACTGGCGGGATTTTCATATCGGTCTTGTTGGGTTACCGGGTTTTGATGATTGGCAGGTAGGAAAGATGATGGATACCATCTGGTGGATGAATGCCAAATATGACATGGAAGACGGAATCCTGCAAAAAAACCGTGAAGATATCGGTAAACTCAATAGTGCTTTAGGTTGGGAACTTGATGTTAATGCAGATGACCCAGCAGAAATTACTTTGTTAATCGGTGCTTCCAAAAGAAGGACCCAGATCTATAAAAGGATGCATGAGATATATCCACATTCTATTGATGATATGTATGAAAAAACCAAAAACAATTGCTTTACATGGCTTTCTGGTAAGAGAGAATTGAATTTGTCTGGACTGTCCATTAATGATAAAACCCGGGAACAATTGCTGGATACATACAACCGTTCTCTCCTTACCTTAAACCTTTTGAATGATTCAAAACATGGTTCCTTTGTCGCTGCTCCAGAATTTGATTCTAATTTTGAAATGTGTGGAGGATATGGATTTTGCTGGAATAGGGATGCTTCAGAGGTTGCGACATCCCTTTTAAATTCAGGTTATTATGAATACTGCGAACATTTTCTTAAATGGTGCAAAAAAACACAGTTTTCAGATGGTTCATGGTTTCAAAGATACTGGATAGATGGTAATATAGCTCCTGCATGGTGTAATTTTAGTGACTCCACACAGATAGATGAAACAGGGTCAACACTTCAATTGGCAAATCTATACTACCAATCGATAGGTGGGATTAGAAAAGCGGATTTTCTATACCAAATATGGGTGACAGTGTTGCACGGGGCGGAATACCTGATGAAGCGAAGTTCTGAAGGTTTGCATGACCCATGTATTGATTTATGGGAAACCTATAAGGGTGTTTTCAGCTACACCAACGCTTCAATATATGCAGGGCTTTTAAGTGCTGCTCATCTGGCAGAAGAATATAATGAATTAGGTCTTGCAAAACGATGGTCTGAAAGAGCAGAACAGGTAAAAAGGAATACACTGGATAAACTCTGGCTGGATGAGGGGTATTTTGCAAAAGGGATTATTGACAATAATCTGGATACAACAGTTGATGTTAGTATTTTGGGTACATTTGTACCGTTTAACATGTTAAATCCTAAAAATCCTGATGAAAAACAAATGATTGACTCCATGATAGCAAAAGTTGAGGAGAAGTTGGCATTAAATGTCAATGAGTATTATGGAATCAAACGTTATGAGAATGATAATTACATAGGTGGAAACCCGTGGATTGTTGCTACCTTATGGCTGTCAAAATCAATTCTCACTCTTGCAACTTCAATAAATAAAAAAACAGAACAGCAGCAATTGATAGATAAGGCTCTTGAATATATTAAATGGTCAATCAGGGGAACTACAAGTGCTGGATTATTGCCAGAACAGGTTGACAAGTATACTGGTAATCCTGCATGGGTTATACCGCTTGGTTGGAGCTGTTCCCTTATGATCGATAATTTACAGCTTCTGGATTTTTTATCTAAATCAATGAAGGATTAA
- a CDS encoding chemotaxis protein CheD, producing MKLVKMADCAVAKSPDNLKTMSLGSCVGITLYDPSKKVGGLIHAMLPSSENARSANNKAKFVDTSIPYLVDELVKYGVAKRRLEAKLVGGADMFSMGNNGTINVGRNNVKKAKEVLSNLDIPLVAEETGGNYGRTTTLDTSDGTVFIRSIKEGNSKI from the coding sequence ATGAAACTAGTAAAAATGGCAGACTGTGCTGTTGCAAAAAGCCCTGATAACCTGAAAACGATGAGTCTTGGTTCGTGTGTAGGTATAACACTTTACGATCCTTCCAAAAAAGTGGGTGGTCTTATTCATGCAATGTTGCCTTCTTCTGAGAATGCAAGGAGTGCAAACAACAAAGCAAAATTTGTGGATACAAGTATTCCGTATCTTGTTGATGAACTGGTAAAATATGGCGTTGCAAAAAGGAGGCTTGAAGCAAAACTTGTGGGTGGAGCTGATATGTTTTCTATGGGTAACAACGGGACCATCAATGTGGGGAGGAACAATGTAAAAAAAGCAAAGGAAGTATTATCAAATCTTGACATACCGCTTGTAGCTGAAGAAACAGGAGGAAATTACGGCAGAACCACTACACTGGATACATCGGATGGCACAGTCTTTATAAGAAGTATCAAAGAAGGGAATTCCAAGATTTGA
- a CDS encoding PGF-pre-PGF domain-containing protein, producing the protein MCYYEVIVDTDSDELISQTITISIKNAKGHLKENDIEDAVITFKIEKSWIKDNNVNISTISLYKNNGDNCKDLSQISQKTPCEAGR; encoded by the coding sequence ATATGCTATTATGAGGTAATTGTTGATACAGATTCAGACGAGTTAATCTCTCAAACTATAACTATTAGTATCAAAAATGCAAAAGGTCATTTAAAAGAAAATGATATAGAGGATGCTGTAATAACCTTTAAAATTGAAAAATCCTGGATAAAAGATAACAATGTGAATATATCCACAATCAGTCTGTATAAAAACAATGGTGACAACTGTAAAGATTTATCCCAAATATCGCAGAAGACTCCCTGCGAAGCTGGAAGATGA